In Mesorhizobium sp. M9A.F.Ca.ET.002.03.1.2, the DNA window CGACGGCCGCTTCCTTTATGGCGCGCCGGCCGCTGGGCTGGCGCTCGAAGGCGAGCTGACGCTGTCGACCACCCGCGACTGGGACCGTTTCAAGGGCTATTCCTTCGGCCTCGCCGACGAGCAGTCGGCGGAACCGTCAGTCACGCCATTCACCGATCTGCCGGCGGTCGGCGAGGACGGCAAGGCGACCTTCCCGGTTTCCGTCGACCAGTTGCCCTCGACCACCAAGCTCGTCGATGCCAAGGTTGCAATCAGGATGCGCGAGACCGGCGGCCGCGCCGTCGAGCGCTCGCTCAACATCGGCATCCGGCCGCAGGGCCACATGATCGGCATCCGTCCGGATTTCGACGGCGATGAGGTGCCGCAAGGCGGCACGGCGAAGTTCAGCCTGATCGCGGTCGACCCCGACGGCAAGCGCGAGGCGCTGCAAGGCGCACAATGGTCGCTGGTCAAGGTCGAACGCAATTACCAATGGTACCGTTCGAGCAATTCCTGGAACTATGAGCCGGTCACCTTCACCAAGTCGGTGGCCAACGGACAGGTCGACATGACCGCCGACGGCGAAGCCACCGTCTCGCTGCCGGTGGACTGGGGCCGCTACCGGCTCGAGATCGAGACATCGGATCCGGAAGGGCCGGCAACCAGCTACGAGTTCGACGCCGGCTGGTATGTCAGCTCCACCACCACCGAAACGCCTGACGGCCTCGAGATCGCCCTCGACAAGGACACCTATGCGGCAGGCGAAGTGGCCAAGCTCAAAGTGTCGCCGCATTTCGCCGGCGAGCTGCTCGTCACCATCGGCGCCGACAAGCTCTTGAAGACGGTCACCGTCAGCGTGCCGGCCGGCGGCAGCACCATCGACATCCCGGTCGCGGACGACTGGGGCGCAGGCGCCTATGTCACGGCAACGCTGTTCAGGCCGGGCGATGCGCAGGAAACGCGCATGCCGGCGCGGGCCATCGGCGTCAAATGGCTGAAGGTCGATCCGGGCTCCAAGAAGCTCGCCGTCGCCTTGACGCCGCCGGACAAGGCCATGCCGCGCCAGCAGCTGTCGATCCCGGTTTCGGTGGCCGGCGTGCAGCCGGGCGCCAACGCCTATGTCATGGTCGCGGCCGTCGATGTCGGCATCCTCAACCTGACCAACTACAAGGTGCCGGATCCGGAGACCTGGTTCTTCGGCCAGCGCATGCTCGGCCTTGAAGTGCGCGACCTCTACGGCCGCCTGATCGACGGTTCGCTGGGCACATCAGGCAAGCTGCGCACCGGCGGCGACGGCGCCAACATGCAGTCGCAAGGCAACCCGCCGACCGAAAAGCTGGTCGCCTTCTTCTCCGGCCCGGTCCAGCTCGACGCCGACGGCAAGGCGCGGATCGACTTCGACATCCCGCAGTTCAACGGCACCGTGCGCGTGATGGCCGTCGCCTGGACCAGGGACGCGGTCGGCCATGCCCAGACTGACGTGATCGTGCGCGATCCGGTGGTGATCACCTCCGGCCTGCCGCGCTTCCTGGCGCCCGGCGATTCGGCCGTCATGCGGCTCGACGTCACCGACGCGGACGGTCCGGACGGCGACTATGCATTGTCGATAGACACCACCGGCGATCTCTCGGCCGGCAGTGCCGCCCTGCCCGAAAAGCTGACGCTCGCCAAGGGCAAGCGGCAGACACTGACCGTGCCGCTGATGGCCGCGACGCCGGGCAACGCCTCGATCACCATCAAGCTCGCTCATGCCGACGGCACCGCTGTCGAGCAGACGCTCTATGTTCCGGTACGCCCGGCGCAACTGCCGGTGACCACCCGCATGGTCGTCGACCTCAAGGGCAATGGCGGATCGCTGCGCGTCGACAAGGAGCTGCTGGCGGCAAGCCTGCTCGACGGCGCTTCGGTCAGCGTCGGCGTTTCACAGGCGGCGGCCTTCGACGTGCCGTCGCTCCTGATGACGCTCGACCGCTACCCCTATGGCTGCGCCGAGCAGACCACCAGCCGCGCCATGCCGCTTCTCTATGTCAACGACATGGCGTCGGGCGTCGGCATGGCCAGCGACCCCGACCTGCACGGCCGGATCCAGGACGCCATCTACAAGGTGCTGAGCTATCAGGCCTCGGCCGGCAGCTTCGGCCTGTGGGGTCCGGGCTCCGGCGACCTGTGGCTCGACGCCTATGTCACCGATTTCCTGACCCGGGCGCGCGAGCAGAAATACGACGTGCCGGCGCTGGCCATGAACCAGGCGCTGAGCAATCTGCAGAACTCGATCGGCTACGATCAGGACGTTCAGGACCGCGGCAGCGAGATCGCCTATGCGCTCTATGTGCTGGCCCGCAACAAGAAGGCCTCGATCGGCGATCTGCGCTATTATGCCGACACCCAGCTCGAGGCCTTCACGAGCCCGATGGCCGTCGCCCAGTTGGCGGCGGGCCTGGCGCTTTACGGCGACACGCAACGCTCGGAAGCCACCTTCCAGGCGGCGCTGCAGCTGGCCCTGTCGACCTCCGCATACGACTACTACCGGTCGGACTATGGCTCGCCGCTGCGTGACGGCGCGGCGATGCTGGCGCTTGCCGCGGAATCGAAGCCGGTGCCGACGATCGTGCCGGCGCTGATCAAGCTGGTGACAAAGGAACGCGCCGCCGTCCGATGGACCAGCACGCAGGACGAGTCCTGGATGCTGCTGGCGGCCCGCGCGCTGAAGGCCGGCAATGATGCAATCGCGCTGACCATCAATGGCGCGCCGCATGCCGGCGCCTATTCGGACCAGATCGCCGGCAGCGACCTGGCCGACAGTCCGCTGACCGTCGCCAACACCGGCAGCAACCCGCTGCAGGCGGTGGTCACCACGGTGGCCTCGCCGATCCAGCCTCTGCCGGCCAGCGGCAACGGCTTCACCATCGGCCGCACCTACTACAAGCTCGACGGCACCGAAGCCAATGTCACGGAGGCGACCCAGAACGAACGCTATGTCGTCGTGCTCAAGATCTACGAGCAGAACAACTGGCCTTCGCGGCTCGTGATCACCGATCTGCTGCCGGCCGGCTTCGAGATCGACAATCCGGGCCTGGTTTCCAGCGCCCAGTTGTCGAACTTCTCCTGGCTGGCCCAGACCGACGCCGCCCATCTCGAATTCCGCGACGACCGTTTCGTCGCGGCCTTCAATCCCAACGATGGCGACGGCGACCGCAACATCACGCTCGCCTATGTCGTGCGCGCGGTGACGCCGGGCACGTACGCCCATCCGGCGGCAACGGTAGAGGATATGTACCGGCCGCAATATTCGGCCCGCACCGCGACAGGCATGATGGAGGTCAGGGCGCCGTAAGGCGCCGATGGCGATCATAAAAATGGCGATTGCGCTGCCCCTCATCCGCCTGCCGGCACCTTCTCCCCGTATAGTGACGGGGAGAAGGGAGCTGTCACGATCGTCAGCACCTGTTCTGCAACGTTGGAAATTGGCGAAAGCCGCCGCGCAAGCCCCTTTCTCCCCGTCTCTATACGGGGAGAAATGCCCGGCAGGGCAATGAGGGGGCAGCGCCATGCTCTCAAAAAAAGTCTTACGCCGCATAGCCATCACAGCAGCTTCCTGCGCCGGCTTCCTCGCCCTCTCCGCCGCCGCCCTCTGGCAGCTCGACCGCGCCTTTCCGCCGCCGCTGCCGGCCGAGCTCATCGTGTCGGCTGAAGTGCAGGACCGCGACGGCCAGCTGTTGCGCGCCTTCGCCACGCCGGACGGCTATTGGCGGCTCGCCACCCGCCTCGACCAGATCGACAAGCTGCTCGTCGACATGCTGGTGACTTACGAGGACAAGCGCTTCTGGGACCATGAAGGCGTCGACGCGCTGGCGCTGGCGCGGGCCGCCGGCCAGTTCGCGACCAATGGCCGTATCGTCTCCGGCGGCTCGACGCTGTCGATGCAGCTCGCCCGGCTGACCGAACCGCGCGACAGCCGCAGCCTCGGCTCGAAGGTCAAGCAGATGCTGCGCGCCATCCAGATCGAGCGGCGGCTCACCAAGCGCGAGATCCTCGAACGCTATTTGACGCTGGCGCCTTATGGCGGCAATCTCGAAGGCGTGCGCGCCGCTTCGCTCGCCTATTTCGGCAAGGAGCCGAAGCGGCTGACGATCTCGGAGGCGGCCCTGCTCGTCGCCTTGCCGCAACTGCCGGAAAAACGCCGGCCCGACCGCAATCTCGCACTCGCCCACGCCGCCCGCGACCGGGTGCTGACGCGCATGGTTTCGGCAGGCCTGCTCGGCGAGCGCGAGGCCGCGCGCGCCGCGCTCGACGACGTTTCCGGCATCCGCCGCACGCTGCCGGCGCTCGCCGCCCATGTCGCCTATGCGATACTGCCCAGGGCCGTCCCCGGACAGTCGTTGCAGCTGACGATCCGCAAAAGCGTCCAGGAAGGGCTGGAACAGGTGGCCAGGGATGCCGCCACCAGGCTCGGGCCTCGCCTGTCCGTCGCCATGGTGATGGCCGACGCCCGCACCGGCGACATCCTTGGCGAGGTCGGCTCGGCCAACTATTTCGACGCCAGCCGCTCCGGCTGGATCGACATGACCAGGATCGTCCGCTCGCCCGGTTCGACGTTGAAACCATTCATCTACGGGCTCGCCTTCGAACAAGGGCTGGTCGCGCAGGAAACGCTGATCGACGACAGCCCGACGGATTTCGGGGGCTACCGGCCGAAGAATTTCGACATGGGCTACCAGGGCGACGTCAGCATCCGCCAGGCGCTGCAACTGTCGCTCAATGTGCCGGCGATCAGGGTGCTCGACGCGGTCGGGCCGGCGCGGCTGCTCGCGCGCTTCCGGCAGGCCGGCGTCACGCCGGTGCTGCCCCTGAACAAGGCGCCAGGTCTCGCCATCGGCCTTGGCGGCGTCGGCGTGACGCTGCGCGACCTCGTCCAGCTCTATGCCGGGCTTGCCAATGGCGGCAAGGCGCACACGCTGCATGACGGCACCGAACCGGCGAATGCCGGGCGCTCCACCGTCACCATCCTGGACGATCAGGCAAACTGGCAGATCACCGACATCCTGTCGGGGGTGAAGCCGCCCGAAGGGGCCATGCAACGCGGCATCGCCTACAAGACCGGCACTTCCTACGGCTACCGCGATGCCTGGTCGGTCGGCTTCGACGGGCGCTACGTGCTGGGCGTCTGGGTCGGCCGTCCCGATGCCGGCGCGGTGCCCGGCCTGTCCGGCTATGTCTCGGCCGCACCCATCCTGTTCGAGGGCTTTGTCCGCTCCGGCCTGGCTGCCGTGCCGCTGCCAGGCCAGCCGGCCGGCGTCATTAGACCGAGGCGCGATGATCTGCCGGTGACGCTCGCCCGTTTCGGCGCCGGCGCCGACGGGCTGGTCCAGGCGACGCCGACCGAGCCCGCGCCGACGATCATCTTTCCACCCGATGGCGCCCGCGTCGATCTCGGCACCACCTCCGCCGGGGCCTCACCGCTGGTGCTGAAGCTGCAAGGCGGCCGGGCGCCGTTCCGCTGGCTGGCCAACGGCAAGCCGCTGGCCGGCATCGACCGGCGGCGCACAGCGACCTGGCAGCCTGACGGCGCCGGCTATTCGACCCTGACCGTGATCGATGCGGCCGG includes these proteins:
- a CDS encoding alpha-2-macroglobulin family protein; translated protein: MAMRAARGLSILILLFFAWGSSVAQAAEARRVVTSDNSDYFGFDLRSDQNVSLDQCKTACLGDPACRAFTYNPKAKWCFLKSDYNALKPFNGAVAGKVVNIDGDPDIGAPPDLAFFPAWMADQAQQYRNRLTGPAYTKPAEGLAALREAAEQASQTGDHRSAMQKYEALVSVLPDDGPLWFELARETLAVQPTANSAEASTLPANATSAGFNAYKLLRTTKTRADVLALLAAALDRRDLSRPALQAYEASLALVNSPAVKADYEDLKARKGFRVVEHTVEADTSAPRICAQFSEDLVKTGVDYSQFVTVDNAAPKGVEAKDKQICVEGLEHGQHYDVTFRSGLPAAIGEVITAPVVLSIYVQDRAPSARFTGDSFVLPAGARRGIPVVTVNMNAAEMKLYRIGDRSLTQLLSGYQFLRQLDGYDISNITDQMGEPVWQGQLDIADDLNKEVTTSFPVDEALPQRKPGVYVLTAQPVDENGDDDEDYDSRATQWFVVSDIGLSTYTGQDGLNVFARSLGTAKPIAGAELTLLARNNEILGTATSDAEGRAVFNPGLTRGEGGMVPAVLTAKQGDSDFVFLDMGRAGFDLSDRGVTGRPAPGALDVYAWTERGIYRASEDVHVAALARDGAAKAVENLPLTFIFTRPDGVENRRIVSDGASAGGHAVDLPLEPNAMRGTWTVAIHTDPKQAAVASQMFLVEDFVPDRIEFDLASDKQEIAQGETANVTVDGRFLYGAPAAGLALEGELTLSTTRDWDRFKGYSFGLADEQSAEPSVTPFTDLPAVGEDGKATFPVSVDQLPSTTKLVDAKVAIRMRETGGRAVERSLNIGIRPQGHMIGIRPDFDGDEVPQGGTAKFSLIAVDPDGKREALQGAQWSLVKVERNYQWYRSSNSWNYEPVTFTKSVANGQVDMTADGEATVSLPVDWGRYRLEIETSDPEGPATSYEFDAGWYVSSTTTETPDGLEIALDKDTYAAGEVAKLKVSPHFAGELLVTIGADKLLKTVTVSVPAGGSTIDIPVADDWGAGAYVTATLFRPGDAQETRMPARAIGVKWLKVDPGSKKLAVALTPPDKAMPRQQLSIPVSVAGVQPGANAYVMVAAVDVGILNLTNYKVPDPETWFFGQRMLGLEVRDLYGRLIDGSLGTSGKLRTGGDGANMQSQGNPPTEKLVAFFSGPVQLDADGKARIDFDIPQFNGTVRVMAVAWTRDAVGHAQTDVIVRDPVVITSGLPRFLAPGDSAVMRLDVTDADGPDGDYALSIDTTGDLSAGSAALPEKLTLAKGKRQTLTVPLMAATPGNASITIKLAHADGTAVEQTLYVPVRPAQLPVTTRMVVDLKGNGGSLRVDKELLAASLLDGASVSVGVSQAAAFDVPSLLMTLDRYPYGCAEQTTSRAMPLLYVNDMASGVGMASDPDLHGRIQDAIYKVLSYQASAGSFGLWGPGSGDLWLDAYVTDFLTRAREQKYDVPALAMNQALSNLQNSIGYDQDVQDRGSEIAYALYVLARNKKASIGDLRYYADTQLEAFTSPMAVAQLAAGLALYGDTQRSEATFQAALQLALSTSAYDYYRSDYGSPLRDGAAMLALAAESKPVPTIVPALIKLVTKERAAVRWTSTQDESWMLLAARALKAGNDAIALTINGAPHAGAYSDQIAGSDLADSPLTVANTGSNPLQAVVTTVASPIQPLPASGNGFTIGRTYYKLDGTEANVTEATQNERYVVVLKIYEQNNWPSRLVITDLLPAGFEIDNPGLVSSAQLSNFSWLAQTDAAHLEFRDDRFVAAFNPNDGDGDRNITLAYVVRAVTPGTYAHPAATVEDMYRPQYSARTATGMMEVRAP
- the pbpC gene encoding penicillin-binding protein 1C, which gives rise to MLSKKVLRRIAITAASCAGFLALSAAALWQLDRAFPPPLPAELIVSAEVQDRDGQLLRAFATPDGYWRLATRLDQIDKLLVDMLVTYEDKRFWDHEGVDALALARAAGQFATNGRIVSGGSTLSMQLARLTEPRDSRSLGSKVKQMLRAIQIERRLTKREILERYLTLAPYGGNLEGVRAASLAYFGKEPKRLTISEAALLVALPQLPEKRRPDRNLALAHAARDRVLTRMVSAGLLGEREAARAALDDVSGIRRTLPALAAHVAYAILPRAVPGQSLQLTIRKSVQEGLEQVARDAATRLGPRLSVAMVMADARTGDILGEVGSANYFDASRSGWIDMTRIVRSPGSTLKPFIYGLAFEQGLVAQETLIDDSPTDFGGYRPKNFDMGYQGDVSIRQALQLSLNVPAIRVLDAVGPARLLARFRQAGVTPVLPLNKAPGLAIGLGGVGVTLRDLVQLYAGLANGGKAHTLHDGTEPANAGRSTVTILDDQANWQITDILSGVKPPEGAMQRGIAYKTGTSYGYRDAWSVGFDGRYVLGVWVGRPDAGAVPGLSGYVSAAPILFEGFVRSGLAAVPLPGQPAGVIRPRRDDLPVTLARFGAGADGLVQATPTEPAPTIIFPPDGARVDLGTTSAGASPLVLKLQGGRAPFRWLANGKPLAGIDRRRTATWQPDGAGYSTLTVIDAAGRAASVKVFVE